A section of the Hyphomicrobiales bacterium genome encodes:
- the pheS gene encoding phenylalanine--tRNA ligase subunit alpha → MSTLEDDKLEALAESLTAEVAAAATLEALEAVRISALGKKGRISDLMKGLGSLSPDERRQVGQALNALKDRVAEAITSRRDALGEAELEARLASERADVSLPVRSGPEALGRIHPISQVWDEITEIFAAMGFSVAEGPDIESEELNFDKLNMPDWHPARQDMDTFYFPAAADGSRKLLRTHTSPVQIRTMQAQEPPVRIIAPGRVYRSDSDQTHTPMFHQIEGLVIDEETHMGHLKWCLEEFCKAFFEVDEVKMRFRASHFPFTEPSMEVDIDKAAVGKPGEWLEILGCGMVHPNVLRAVGYDPARYQGFAFGMGIDRIAMLKYGIPDLRDMFSADLRWLRHFGLLGHDVPTLAGGLSR, encoded by the coding sequence ATGAGCACGCTCGAGGACGACAAGCTCGAGGCCCTTGCCGAGAGCCTCACCGCCGAGGTCGCGGCCGCCGCTACGCTCGAGGCGCTCGAGGCCGTGCGCATTTCCGCACTCGGCAAGAAGGGGCGCATCAGCGACCTGATGAAGGGCCTCGGTTCACTATCGCCCGACGAGCGCCGGCAGGTGGGCCAGGCCCTCAACGCCCTCAAGGATCGGGTCGCCGAGGCGATCACCAGCCGGCGAGACGCTCTCGGGGAGGCCGAACTCGAGGCGCGGCTCGCCAGCGAGCGCGCGGACGTGTCCTTGCCAGTGCGCTCCGGGCCCGAGGCGCTCGGTCGCATCCACCCGATCAGCCAGGTGTGGGACGAGATCACGGAGATCTTCGCCGCCATGGGCTTCTCGGTTGCCGAGGGCCCCGACATCGAGAGCGAAGAGCTGAATTTCGACAAACTCAACATGCCCGACTGGCATCCGGCCCGTCAGGACATGGACACGTTCTATTTTCCAGCCGCGGCCGACGGCTCGCGCAAGCTGCTGCGAACGCATACCAGCCCCGTGCAGATCCGGACGATGCAGGCGCAGGAGCCGCCCGTGCGGATCATCGCCCCCGGACGCGTCTATCGCTCCGACAGCGACCAGACGCACACGCCGATGTTCCACCAGATCGAGGGCCTCGTGATCGACGAGGAGACCCACATGGGTCACCTCAAGTGGTGCCTCGAGGAATTCTGCAAGGCCTTCTTCGAGGTCGACGAAGTCAAAATGCGTTTCCGCGCCTCGCACTTTCCCTTCACGGAGCCTTCCATGGAGGTCGACATCGACAAGGCGGCGGTCGGCAAGCCGGGTGAGTGGCTCGAGATCCTCGGTTGCGGCATGGTGCATCCGAACGTGCTGAGGGCGGTCGGCTACGATCCGGCACGCTATCAGGGCTTCGCCTTCGGCATGGGCATCGACCGCATCGCCATGCTCAAATACGGCATCCCCGACCTCAGGGACATGTTCTCGGCCGATCTGCGCTGGCTCCGGCATTTCGGCCTCCTGGGTCACGATGTGCCGACGCTGGCCGGCGGGCTTTCTCGCTAG
- a CDS encoding glutathione S-transferase family protein has protein sequence MHELHHYRLCPFSRSIRLALDELQIAVDLIEERPWEWRPAFLAINPAGNLPVLRLDQGQGTILVGAYAISEYLGDTLPRHPVDGGPVPLFPGSGIERAECRQLVDWFHRKTNDEATRHLLEEKLYKRFRSGFGEAPDVETMRAVRQNLGYSLGYIDFLLGDRQWLAGDALSFADLAAAAHVSVADYLNEIDWAAHAPMQDWYARLKSRPSMRRILAERVPGAAPPPRHYGDPDF, from the coding sequence ATGCACGAGTTGCACCATTACCGATTGTGCCCGTTCTCGCGCTCGATCCGGCTGGCGCTCGACGAGTTGCAGATCGCAGTCGACCTCATCGAGGAGCGGCCCTGGGAATGGCGTCCCGCGTTCCTCGCCATCAACCCGGCTGGCAATCTCCCGGTGCTGCGCTTGGACCAGGGCCAGGGAACGATCCTCGTCGGCGCCTATGCGATCTCGGAATACCTCGGCGATACGCTGCCGCGTCACCCGGTCGACGGTGGTCCGGTGCCGCTGTTTCCGGGCTCGGGCATCGAGCGGGCCGAATGCCGGCAACTGGTCGACTGGTTCCACCGCAAGACGAACGACGAGGCGACGCGCCACCTGCTCGAGGAAAAGCTCTACAAGCGGTTCCGTTCCGGGTTCGGGGAGGCGCCGGACGTCGAAACCATGCGGGCCGTCCGCCAGAACCTCGGCTACAGTCTCGGTTACATCGATTTCCTGCTGGGCGACCGGCAGTGGCTCGCGGGCGATGCGCTGAGCTTTGCCGATCTCGCGGCGGCCGCGCACGTCTCGGTGGCGGACTACCTCAACGAAATCGACTGGGCGGCGCATGCCCCCATGCAGGACTGGTATGCGAGGCTCAAGTCGCGCCCCTCCATGCGGCGCATCCTCGCCGAGCGCGTGCCGGGTGCGGCACCGCCTCCGCGCCACTATGGTGACCCCGATTTCTGA
- a CDS encoding translation initiation factor IF-3 → MKPERETDGPRINDSIRTREVQLIDDTGQNVGVVATDAALQRAMDAGLDLVEIAPNSTPPVCKIMDFGKFKYQSQKKASEAKKKQKIVEIKEIKMRPNIDTHDYEVKMRNIRRFFEDGDKVKVTLRFRGREMAHQNLGMELLARVRDELGESAKVESEPRLEGRQMIMVLAPR, encoded by the coding sequence ATGAAGCCCGAGCGGGAGACCGACGGCCCACGTATCAACGACTCGATCCGCACACGCGAAGTGCAGCTGATTGACGACACCGGACAGAACGTCGGCGTCGTTGCGACGGATGCCGCGCTGCAACGTGCCATGGATGCGGGGCTCGATCTGGTGGAGATTGCTCCCAATTCGACCCCGCCGGTCTGCAAGATCATGGACTTCGGAAAATTCAAGTATCAAAGCCAGAAGAAGGCTTCCGAAGCCAAGAAGAAGCAAAAGATCGTCGAGATAAAAGAAATCAAGATGCGTCCGAACATCGATACGCACGACTACGAAGTCAAGATGCGTAACATCCGGCGCTTCTTCGAGGACGGGGACAAGGTCAAGGTCACCTTGCGCTTTCGAGGGCGCGAAATGGCGCATCAGAACCTCGGCATGGAGTTGCTCGCCCGGGTTCGTGACGAACTCGGCGAGAGCGCCAAGGTCGAGTCGGAGCCTCGTCTCGAGGGCCGGCAGATGATCATGGTGCTGGCGCCGCGCTGA
- a CDS encoding EamA family transporter, translating to MGRMDARATSGGAGAQPPPAAPQVSTTSQDDGKRHAEQGRANVAAVGYLMIGIATFSLQDVVIKHLSGAYPVGQIILLRSLVQAPLLIVFALYFANDRRLSTRRPLLHFVRSLMMLTAYTTYYLAIAAMPLAEAVTIAFAAPIFITIFASVLLREPVGVRRWFGVLVGFAGVLVMMRPGAGAFEPAALFAVVAAMAYAGAQLMARFLGREDSSTLMAVYASPAYIILGAALGIAFGDGSMADTSHPSLEFMTRAWVWPPLDHLLMMLSTGIISAVGMVFLAKAYARGEASVVAAFEYTGLAWAVLWGALIWREWPDLWTLAGMTLLVGSGLYILLRERQNNRPIVAKPGRLRVRSGL from the coding sequence ATGGGGCGGATGGACGCCAGAGCGACATCAGGCGGCGCCGGCGCACAGCCACCTCCCGCCGCCCCCCAGGTGAGCACCACCAGCCAGGACGATGGCAAGCGGCATGCCGAGCAGGGCCGGGCCAACGTCGCGGCAGTCGGTTACCTGATGATCGGCATCGCCACCTTTTCATTGCAGGACGTCGTCATCAAGCACTTGAGCGGGGCCTATCCCGTCGGGCAGATCATTCTCCTCAGGTCGTTGGTCCAAGCCCCGCTCCTCATCGTCTTTGCGCTCTACTTCGCAAATGACCGCAGGCTGAGCACACGCCGGCCGCTGTTGCACTTCGTGCGCTCGCTGATGATGCTGACGGCCTACACCACTTACTATCTGGCTATCGCGGCAATGCCCCTTGCCGAAGCCGTCACGATCGCGTTCGCCGCGCCGATCTTCATCACCATCTTCGCCTCGGTATTGCTGCGCGAGCCGGTCGGCGTGCGCCGATGGTTCGGGGTTCTCGTCGGCTTCGCTGGCGTCCTCGTCATGATGCGGCCCGGCGCAGGTGCCTTCGAGCCGGCCGCGCTCTTTGCGGTGGTCGCGGCAATGGCTTATGCCGGAGCCCAACTCATGGCGCGCTTCCTCGGACGCGAGGATTCCAGCACCCTCATGGCGGTCTACGCCAGCCCGGCCTACATCATCCTCGGGGCCGCGCTCGGGATCGCCTTCGGCGACGGCAGCATGGCCGATACCAGCCATCCGAGCCTGGAGTTCATGACGCGGGCCTGGGTCTGGCCGCCGCTCGACCACCTCCTGATGATGCTCTCGACGGGTATCATCTCGGCGGTCGGCATGGTGTTCCTCGCCAAGGCCTATGCGCGAGGCGAGGCGAGCGTGGTGGCGGCATTCGAATACACGGGTCTCGCCTGGGCGGTGCTCTGGGGCGCGCTCATCTGGCGGGAGTGGCCCGATCTCTGGACGCTCGCCGGGATGACCCTGCTGGTCGGCTCGGGTCTCTACATTCTCTTGCGCGAGCGTCAGAACAACCGACCGATCGTCGCCAAGCCCGGCCGATTGAGGGTGCGATCGGGGCTCTGA
- a CDS encoding alpha/beta fold hydrolase, producing the protein MVEASPQFLELAGRPGGPVRRIAYRVQSGSEARPGLVWINGFRSVMTSTKVTALAAWARTNDVGLTRFDVSGVGESPGEFLNATIGDWLDELVAVVRELTSGPQVLVGSSMGGWLALLAVRRLRAHAPAIAARIRGLVLIAPAWDMTERLMWSRFPAETRETLRAEGVWYRPSAYDDGPYPLALRLIEEGRDHLIAGRPFVAGCPVRVIHGMRDPDVPWQGSLELADLLADEDVQLTLIKDGEHRLSRPRDIALMLEVIAGLIEPTATPAPGP; encoded by the coding sequence ATGGTCGAAGCGAGCCCGCAATTCCTCGAACTTGCAGGCCGCCCCGGTGGGCCGGTCCGTCGCATCGCCTACCGCGTCCAGTCGGGCAGCGAAGCTCGCCCCGGTCTCGTCTGGATCAATGGCTTTCGCTCGGTCATGACCTCGACCAAGGTGACCGCGCTCGCCGCCTGGGCACGCACGAACGACGTCGGGCTGACGCGGTTCGATGTCTCAGGCGTCGGCGAATCCCCGGGTGAATTCCTGAACGCGACGATCGGCGACTGGCTGGACGAACTCGTTGCGGTCGTCCGCGAGCTGACCAGCGGGCCGCAGGTCCTGGTCGGCTCGAGCATGGGTGGCTGGCTGGCGCTGCTCGCCGTCCGCCGGCTGCGCGCGCATGCTCCCGCGATCGCCGCCCGCATTCGCGGCCTCGTGCTGATCGCACCGGCCTGGGACATGACCGAGCGCCTGATGTGGTCGCGCTTTCCGGCCGAGACTCGCGAAACGCTGCGCGCCGAAGGCGTCTGGTACCGCCCATCGGCCTATGACGATGGCCCCTATCCGCTCGCGTTGCGCCTCATCGAGGAGGGCCGCGATCATCTCATCGCCGGTCGCCCGTTCGTCGCCGGCTGCCCTGTCCGCGTCATCCATGGCATGCGCGATCCCGATGTGCCCTGGCAGGGCTCGCTGGAGTTGGCGGATCTGCTCGCCGACGAGGACGTTCAACTCACGCTCATCAAGGATGGCGAGCACCGTCTCTCGCGACCGCGCGACATAGCCCTTATGCTCGAGGTCATCGCCGGACTGATCGAACCGACCGCGACCCCCGCGCCCGGCCCCTGA
- a CDS encoding glycosyltransferase: MQIIPRLDTGGAELSAIEITDALTRAGAQALVVSEGGRLEQNVRDAGGELIRLAVATKNPWMLRRNASALTRLVADRGVALLHARSRAPAWSALWAARRAGVPLVTTYHGAYGENGPLKRLYNSVMARGDVVIANSNYTADLVRRRYGTERERITVIHRGVDLERFDPSAVDRARVTALARAWGLVGGERVILQAARLTGWKGHREVVSALGLLSKRGELAPDCVAIMAGDAQGRDSYRAEIERMIRDEGLEGRILLVGHCTDMPAAFALAHVAVVASNEPEAFGRAAVEAQAMGTPVISTNIGAPPETVRSGSTSSAEATGWLVPPLAPDRLATAILAALELDADERAAMGQRARVHVAARFSVRAMQVATLEVYDRLIASRLAAGFAAGIERSVGS, translated from the coding sequence ATGCAGATCATTCCGCGCCTCGATACTGGCGGGGCGGAGCTTTCGGCAATCGAAATCACCGACGCTTTGACACGCGCGGGCGCGCAGGCACTGGTCGTCAGCGAGGGCGGGCGGCTCGAACAGAACGTGCGCGACGCCGGGGGCGAATTGATCCGGCTCGCGGTCGCCACCAAGAACCCATGGATGCTGAGGCGTAATGCGAGTGCCCTGACGCGCCTCGTCGCCGATCGGGGCGTCGCCTTGTTGCACGCGCGCAGCCGCGCTCCGGCCTGGAGCGCGCTCTGGGCGGCGCGGCGTGCCGGCGTGCCACTGGTGACGACCTACCACGGCGCCTATGGCGAGAACGGCCCGCTGAAACGGCTCTACAACAGCGTGATGGCCCGAGGCGACGTGGTGATCGCCAATTCGAACTACACGGCCGATCTTGTGCGGCGGCGCTACGGCACCGAGCGCGAACGCATCACGGTCATCCATCGCGGCGTCGATCTCGAGCGCTTCGATCCGAGCGCGGTGGACCGCGCGCGAGTCACGGCACTCGCGCGCGCATGGGGGCTGGTCGGTGGCGAGAGGGTCATCCTGCAGGCCGCCCGGCTGACGGGCTGGAAGGGGCATCGCGAAGTCGTCTCCGCGCTCGGGCTGCTGTCGAAACGCGGCGAACTCGCGCCGGACTGCGTGGCGATCATGGCCGGCGACGCACAGGGTCGCGACAGCTATCGGGCCGAAATCGAACGTATGATCCGCGATGAGGGCCTCGAGGGCCGCATCCTCCTCGTCGGGCATTGCACCGACATGCCGGCCGCTTTCGCGCTCGCGCACGTCGCGGTGGTCGCCTCCAACGAGCCGGAAGCCTTCGGGCGGGCAGCGGTCGAAGCGCAGGCCATGGGCACACCCGTGATCTCGACCAACATCGGGGCTCCGCCGGAAACCGTGCGGTCCGGCTCGACGTCGAGCGCGGAAGCAACGGGCTGGCTGGTGCCGCCGCTCGCGCCCGACCGGCTCGCGACCGCGATCCTGGCGGCCCTCGAGCTCGATGCCGACGAGCGGGCGGCCATGGGACAACGGGCGCGGGTGCATGTCGCGGCACGCTTCTCGGTTCGCGCCATGCAGGTGGCGACCCTCGAGGTCTACGACCGGCTGATCGCAAGCCGCCTCGCCGCCGGTTTCGCGGCCGGGATCGAACGGAGCGTCGGGAGCTGA
- a CDS encoding phenylalanine--tRNA ligase subunit beta, giving the protein MKFTLSWLRDHLETSASVAEIAATLDRIGLEVEGIENPAKDLGAFVIARVLEAKPHPDADRLRVCQVDFGGKAPIQVVCGAPNARTGMVGVFAPEGTYVPGTDLLLKKARIRGVDSSGMLCSERELKLSDEHDGIIDLEPQLASRVGERFVEVVGLDDPVFDVAVTANRPDALGVRGIARDLAAAGLGTLKKDPYAKAISEGAKGRFPCPVEIRLDLASEVADACPMFAGRVIRGVKNGPSPAWLQKRLRAVGLRPINALVDITNYVSYDRARPLHVYDVAKLDGAVRARLGKAGESFLALDGKTYAIKPGMTVIGDESGALGLGGIMGGESTGVTEGTVDVLIESALFDRVRTAATGRALSIHSDARARFERGVDPQSAVPGVEIATRMVMDLCGGEPSEVAVAGRAPQPAPAIRFDPAEVARLTGIALADAEIKTILKSLGFGISGKGTALDVSPPGWRPDIEGTADLVEEVIRIHGIDNVVSTPMKGNDGVARPVMTERQRRVRAARRVLAGRGMVEAITWSFIPQTEAEHFGGGGETLRLANPISSELSTMRPSLLAGLLTGAQRNRDRAIADVALFEVGQIYEGDREDQQFTAVVGVRVGGARLTGGGRHWRESAAPVDLYDAKADLIALLEALGIDAGKAQAVREAPAWYHPGRSAVLKMGPKIVLGSFGEINPRTLKALDVSGPAVAFELRLEDLPGLKRKMREKGRLELAQLQPVKRDFAFVLARDVAAGDVLKAVMGADKGLITGASVFDIFEGAALGEGRKSLAIEVTLQPRNETLTDEAIEAIGRKIVAEVKKATGGEIRG; this is encoded by the coding sequence ATGAAATTCACGCTCTCCTGGCTCAGGGACCACCTCGAGACGAGCGCGTCGGTCGCGGAAATCGCCGCGACCCTGGACCGCATCGGGCTCGAAGTCGAAGGCATCGAGAACCCGGCCAAGGACCTCGGCGCTTTCGTGATCGCGCGGGTGCTGGAGGCCAAGCCCCACCCCGACGCGGATCGGCTGCGGGTCTGTCAGGTGGACTTCGGCGGCAAGGCGCCGATCCAGGTGGTGTGCGGCGCGCCAAATGCGCGCACCGGCATGGTCGGCGTTTTCGCGCCCGAGGGCACCTATGTGCCGGGCACCGATCTGCTCTTGAAGAAGGCGCGCATTCGCGGCGTCGATTCCTCGGGCATGCTGTGCTCGGAGCGCGAGCTGAAACTCTCCGACGAGCACGACGGCATCATCGACCTCGAGCCGCAACTGGCGTCGCGGGTCGGCGAGCGCTTCGTCGAGGTGGTCGGGCTCGACGATCCGGTCTTCGATGTCGCGGTGACGGCGAACCGCCCGGATGCCCTCGGGGTCCGGGGCATCGCGCGCGATCTGGCGGCGGCCGGCCTCGGCACGCTCAAGAAGGACCCTTACGCAAAGGCCATCTCGGAGGGCGCCAAGGGGCGCTTTCCTTGCCCGGTCGAGATCCGGCTCGATCTCGCCAGTGAGGTGGCGGACGCCTGCCCGATGTTCGCGGGCCGCGTGATCCGTGGCGTCAAGAACGGACCCTCACCCGCCTGGCTGCAGAAGCGTCTGCGGGCGGTCGGGCTCAGGCCGATCAATGCCCTCGTCGACATCACCAATTACGTCTCGTACGACCGCGCGCGGCCATTGCACGTCTACGACGTCGCAAAGCTCGATGGCGCGGTGCGCGCGCGCCTCGGCAAGGCAGGTGAAAGCTTCCTCGCGCTCGACGGCAAGACCTACGCGATCAAGCCGGGCATGACGGTCATTGGCGACGAAAGCGGCGCACTCGGACTCGGCGGCATCATGGGTGGCGAGAGCACCGGGGTGACCGAGGGCACCGTCGACGTGCTCATCGAATCGGCGCTGTTCGACCGCGTGCGCACGGCGGCGACGGGGCGCGCGCTTTCCATCCATTCCGATGCCCGGGCGCGCTTCGAGCGCGGCGTCGATCCGCAGTCGGCGGTGCCCGGCGTCGAGATCGCGACCCGGATGGTGATGGACCTCTGTGGGGGGGAGCCGAGTGAGGTGGCGGTCGCGGGTCGCGCGCCGCAACCGGCCCCGGCCATCCGCTTCGATCCGGCCGAGGTCGCGCGCCTCACGGGAATCGCTCTCGCGGACGCGGAGATCAAAACGATCCTCAAGTCTCTCGGCTTTGGCATCTCCGGCAAAGGCACCGCGCTCGATGTTTCGCCTCCGGGCTGGCGCCCCGACATCGAGGGGACGGCCGACCTCGTCGAGGAGGTCATCCGCATCCACGGTATCGACAATGTCGTCTCGACGCCGATGAAGGGCAACGACGGGGTGGCGCGACCCGTCATGACGGAGCGCCAGCGGCGGGTCCGGGCGGCGCGGCGGGTGCTCGCCGGGCGCGGCATGGTCGAGGCGATCACCTGGTCGTTCATTCCCCAGACCGAAGCTGAACACTTCGGCGGCGGAGGGGAAACGCTCCGTCTCGCCAACCCGATCTCGAGCGAACTCTCGACCATGCGGCCATCGCTGCTGGCGGGCCTGCTGACCGGGGCGCAGCGCAATCGCGACCGGGCGATCGCGGACGTCGCCCTGTTTGAGGTCGGTCAGATCTACGAGGGCGACCGGGAGGATCAGCAGTTCACGGCGGTCGTCGGCGTCAGGGTCGGCGGCGCACGGCTCACCGGTGGCGGGCGGCACTGGCGCGAGAGTGCCGCACCGGTCGACCTCTACGACGCCAAGGCGGACCTCATCGCGCTGCTCGAGGCGCTCGGCATCGACGCGGGCAAAGCGCAAGCGGTGCGCGAGGCGCCGGCGTGGTATCATCCCGGGCGGTCGGCGGTCCTCAAGATGGGGCCTAAAATCGTCCTCGGATCATTCGGGGAAATCAATCCGCGAACGCTCAAGGCACTGGACGTTTCGGGGCCCGCGGTCGCCTTCGAGCTGCGCCTCGAGGACCTGCCGGGTCTCAAGAGGAAAATGCGCGAGAAGGGGCGCCTCGAACTGGCCCAGCTCCAGCCGGTCAAGCGCGACTTCGCCTTCGTGCTGGCACGGGATGTGGCGGCCGGCGACGTGCTGAAGGCCGTGATGGGCGCGGACAAGGGGCTCATCACGGGCGCCTCGGTGTTCGACATCTTCGAGGGCGCGGCACTCGGCGAGGGCCGCAAGTCGCTCGCCATCGAGGTGACGCTGCAGCCGCGCAACGAGACCCTGACCGACGAGGCGATCGAAGCGATCGGGCGGAAAATCGTCGCCGAAGTGAAAAAAGCGACCGGCGGCGAGATCAGAGGTTGA
- the rplT gene encoding 50S ribosomal protein L20, translating to MSRVKRGVTTHARHRKVIKAAKGYYGRRKNTFRTANQAVEKAGQYAYRDRRTKKRNFRALWIQRINAATRELGLTYGRFIDGLNKAGIAVDRKVLADLAVHQPDAFAALVKQAQAAAGSSAAA from the coding sequence ATGTCGCGCGTGAAACGCGGCGTCACAACGCACGCCCGCCATCGCAAAGTCATCAAGGCCGCCAAGGGCTATTACGGCCGGCGCAAGAACACCTTCCGCACCGCCAATCAGGCGGTCGAGAAGGCCGGCCAGTACGCCTATCGTGACCGGCGCACCAAGAAGCGCAATTTCCGCGCCCTCTGGATTCAGCGCATCAACGCGGCCACCCGTGAACTCGGCTTGACCTACGGCCGGTTCATCGACGGCCTCAACAAGGCTGGAATCGCCGTCGACCGCAAGGTGCTGGCGGATCTCGCCGTGCACCAGCCGGACGCGTTCGCGGCTCTGGTCAAGCAGGCGCAGGCGGCGGCAGGCAGCTCCGCCGCGGCCTGA
- the queG gene encoding tRNA epoxyqueuosine(34) reductase QueG, translating to MVTPISESAGKPERLIEALREVAREIGFDAIGVTSPASSGLAGERLDSFLELGRHGEMAWMATTAERRRDPRALWPEARSVIACAMSYAPGRDPLEALARPEVGAISCYAQGKDYHVVLKKALKRLAGWLAQRTGAEVKVFVDTAPLMEKPLAAAAGLGWQGKHTNLVSRRHGSWLFLGMILTTAEIDASEPERDHCGRCRRCLDICPTGAFPAPYQLDARRCVSYLTIEHRGHIPLELREGIGNRVFGCDDCLAVCPWNKFAEAAREVRFHARAGLTEPALVALIMLDEADFQERFQGSPVKRAGRAGLVRNALIAAGNSGRRDLLEAVRGRLDDTSPVVRGAAVWALGRIAESTEIGHEAERRMTVEADEEVRAAWRRALAGRAGATPT from the coding sequence ATGGTGACCCCGATTTCTGAGAGCGCGGGCAAACCGGAACGGCTGATCGAGGCGCTACGCGAAGTGGCGCGCGAAATCGGTTTCGATGCTATCGGCGTGACGTCGCCGGCATCGAGCGGGCTGGCTGGCGAACGGCTCGACAGCTTCCTCGAACTTGGTCGGCACGGCGAAATGGCGTGGATGGCAACCACTGCCGAGCGCCGACGCGATCCGCGCGCGCTCTGGCCCGAGGCGCGAAGCGTCATCGCCTGTGCCATGAGCTATGCGCCCGGCCGCGATCCCCTCGAAGCGCTGGCGCGACCCGAAGTGGGCGCCATCTCGTGCTACGCGCAGGGCAAGGACTACCACGTGGTGCTCAAGAAGGCCCTCAAGCGGCTGGCGGGCTGGCTGGCACAGCGCACCGGTGCCGAGGTCAAGGTGTTCGTCGATACCGCTCCGCTCATGGAAAAGCCGCTGGCGGCGGCGGCCGGTCTCGGCTGGCAGGGCAAACACACCAACCTCGTCTCGCGCCGGCACGGCTCCTGGCTGTTCCTCGGCATGATCCTGACGACGGCGGAGATCGATGCGAGCGAACCCGAACGCGACCATTGCGGACGCTGCAGGCGCTGCCTCGACATCTGCCCGACCGGCGCCTTTCCAGCCCCCTACCAGCTCGATGCGCGGCGCTGCGTTTCCTATCTCACCATCGAGCATCGCGGGCACATTCCGCTCGAGCTGCGCGAGGGGATCGGAAACCGCGTCTTCGGATGCGACGACTGTCTCGCGGTCTGCCCCTGGAACAAATTCGCCGAGGCGGCGCGCGAGGTGCGATTCCATGCACGCGCGGGGCTGACGGAGCCGGCGCTCGTGGCGCTCATCATGCTCGACGAGGCGGACTTCCAGGAACGGTTCCAGGGAAGCCCGGTGAAACGAGCTGGGCGGGCCGGGCTCGTCAGGAACGCGCTCATCGCGGCCGGCAACAGCGGGCGGCGCGATCTCCTCGAGGCCGTGCGAGGCCGGCTCGACGATACCTCCCCCGTCGTTCGCGGCGCGGCGGTCTGGGCGCTCGGACGGATTGCGGAAAGCACAGAGATCGGGCACGAGGCGGAGCGACGTATGACGGTCGAAGCGGACGAGGAGGTTCGCGCGGCCTGGCGCCGGGCGCTCGCCGGTCGGGCCGGCGCAACGCCGACTTGA
- the rpmI gene encoding 50S ribosomal protein L35 yields the protein MPKLKTKSGAKKRFKMTATGKVRVAAAGKRHGMIKRTNKFIRDARGMMVLSDPDARIVKKYMPYNR from the coding sequence ATGCCCAAGCTCAAGACCAAGAGCGGCGCGAAAAAGCGCTTCAAGATGACCGCGACGGGCAAGGTGCGCGTCGCTGCGGCCGGCAAGCGGCACGGCATGATCAAGCGGACCAACAAATTCATCCGCGATGCCCGAGGCATGATGGTTCTGAGCGATCCGGATGCGCGGATCGTCAAGAAATACATGCCTTACAACCGCTGA
- a CDS encoding NAD(P)-dependent oxidoreductase has translation MTAGMHVTGTSRSEEGTGRIRAMGAEGVVFEPGRTGALPLDPSITHLLVSVPPTDPRKASPGLEGPDDPVLATMADAIRALPKLEWIGYLSTIGVYGDRGGAWIDEEAELVPSSERSARRVRAERAWLDFGAAMGCRVQVFRLAGIYGPGRNVIESLRRGRERLVIKKGQVFNRIHADDIARTVLAGMASQSPVSIFNVTDDEPAAPQEVMAFAAALAGLALPPAVPFEEAELSEMARTFYGECKRVRNQRIKSVLGVELAYPTYREGLRAVWAAEQAGGNGG, from the coding sequence ATGACGGCGGGCATGCACGTCACTGGGACCTCACGCAGCGAGGAAGGGACCGGGCGCATCCGCGCGATGGGGGCCGAGGGGGTCGTCTTCGAGCCGGGGCGGACGGGTGCCCTGCCGCTCGATCCCTCGATCACGCATCTGCTCGTCTCGGTGCCACCGACCGATCCGCGCAAGGCGAGTCCCGGGCTCGAAGGGCCCGACGATCCCGTGCTCGCCACCATGGCCGATGCGATCCGGGCGCTGCCGAAGCTCGAGTGGATCGGCTATCTCTCGACCATCGGTGTCTATGGGGACCGCGGCGGCGCGTGGATCGACGAGGAGGCCGAACTGGTGCCGTCCTCGGAACGCAGTGCCCGGCGGGTGCGGGCCGAGCGGGCGTGGCTCGATTTCGGCGCAGCAATGGGCTGCCGTGTCCAGGTCTTTCGTCTCGCCGGCATCTACGGGCCCGGCCGCAACGTCATCGAGAGCCTGAGGCGCGGCCGCGAACGCCTCGTCATCAAGAAGGGTCAGGTCTTCAACCGGATCCACGCCGATGACATCGCGCGAACCGTGCTGGCCGGCATGGCGTCGCAAAGCCCGGTGTCGATCTTCAACGTGACCGACGACGAGCCGGCGGCACCACAGGAGGTGATGGCCTTCGCCGCCGCGCTCGCCGGGCTCGCGCTGCCGCCGGCGGTGCCGTTCGAAGAGGCCGAGCTCTCGGAAATGGCGCGCACCTTCTATGGCGAATGCAAGCGGGTGCGGAACCAGCGGATCAAGTCGGTCCTGGGGGTCGAACTCGCCTATCCGACCTATCGCGAGGGGCTGCGGGCGGTCTGGGCGGCGGAGCAAGCCGGCGGGAATGGCGGCTGA